The following proteins come from a genomic window of Pirellula staleyi DSM 6068:
- a CDS encoding DUF3488 and transglutaminase-like domain-containing protein, with amino-acid sequence MSLDRWLQIHTATLAVLGALFLGLGQNHTVLPLVLAFAAVISVTGLPLLNWLRMNRILANVVALGAVLWSLRDFFSTESDRQLIAIADMLVYLQIVLLFQGKTQRIYWQLLVLSLLQVVVAAALNLGPQFGLLLAVYISIAISALVLLCLHRECVPPDSVPATPIAPAQPKSAGQRLLGSPIASEYRYSLTSRSLRHWPSMVFRQVGLLACATMVFAVIFFYATPRLGEGAWQGPRGRLHRETGFTADVRLGESGRIEQTDNLVMRVALTRYSDGRPYTLLEEPYFHGMVLTQYRSDPLGGSRWMTSKRSPGQQENFSVHVNQPPSPTAVVRQSIAVETLSSDVVFAIFPVHPLPDTPTELRYNRIATRLVRGPAEDLGSMREYRYSIGTMALRDGRQLKCQPHANALIKEADLFQLEYEKQSLSSYEESKFERLKKFTDDLIAEKQLTSSSTLERIKALEAHFLEPDVYTYSLEMTRKRDRTVDPIEDFVLNHRTGHCEYFASALAMMLRTQGIPSRLVIGYKGGEFNFLGHYYQVRGKHAHAWVEAYLPADEVPDGELAGTPSLGGAWYRLDPTPGIWGDELARSRDSLTDRVGDAFDYVDLLWRDYVLGLNSSRQKDSIYDPLTERASGNIPGWDEASRFSATMKTIMKRIGVNTEPRPEDGRQWFDWRTGLLVVGTIFLLITISQVGMFVSKFVATTRSKKIATRKSADVPQFYRRLEAVLATIGFRRAPAETPHEMATSAGSSFAKVPSGVSIASLPDDVVQLYYRVRFGGIPLSPDEQKRVDEAIQTLIAALKEPALRAGAKKVPS; translated from the coding sequence GTGAGTCTAGATCGCTGGCTACAGATTCACACGGCAACGCTCGCCGTTCTCGGCGCTCTCTTCCTGGGACTGGGGCAAAATCATACCGTCCTGCCACTCGTACTCGCTTTTGCGGCGGTAATCTCGGTCACCGGTTTGCCGCTTCTCAATTGGCTCCGGATGAATCGCATTCTCGCGAATGTGGTGGCCCTAGGGGCAGTCCTTTGGTCGCTCCGCGATTTCTTTTCGACCGAGAGCGATCGCCAGCTCATCGCCATCGCCGACATGCTCGTCTATCTGCAAATCGTCTTGCTCTTTCAGGGTAAAACGCAGCGCATCTACTGGCAATTGCTCGTCCTCAGTTTGCTCCAAGTGGTGGTCGCTGCAGCTCTCAATCTCGGTCCGCAATTTGGTCTGCTACTGGCGGTTTATATCAGCATCGCGATCTCCGCCCTGGTGCTACTGTGCCTCCATCGCGAGTGCGTTCCTCCCGACTCGGTTCCCGCGACACCGATCGCGCCGGCACAACCCAAGTCGGCAGGTCAACGACTGCTCGGTTCGCCGATTGCGAGTGAATATCGCTATTCACTCACGTCGCGATCGCTCCGCCATTGGCCCTCGATGGTCTTTCGGCAAGTCGGTTTGCTGGCCTGTGCCACGATGGTTTTTGCGGTGATTTTCTTCTACGCCACTCCGCGTCTCGGGGAAGGTGCCTGGCAAGGCCCTCGTGGACGACTCCATCGCGAAACAGGCTTCACCGCCGATGTGCGACTCGGCGAGAGTGGCCGTATCGAGCAGACCGATAATCTGGTGATGCGTGTCGCACTCACGCGCTATTCCGATGGTCGGCCGTACACGCTGCTGGAAGAACCTTATTTCCACGGCATGGTGCTGACGCAATATCGCTCCGACCCGCTCGGCGGAAGTCGCTGGATGACGTCGAAACGGTCTCCCGGGCAGCAGGAAAATTTCTCGGTCCACGTGAATCAGCCCCCTTCACCCACGGCGGTGGTGCGACAAAGCATTGCGGTCGAAACACTCAGTTCCGACGTTGTTTTCGCTATTTTTCCGGTCCATCCACTCCCCGATACTCCGACCGAGCTGCGCTATAACCGCATCGCAACGCGCTTGGTGCGTGGCCCAGCCGAGGATCTCGGCTCGATGCGCGAGTATCGCTATTCCATCGGCACGATGGCGCTGCGCGACGGGCGTCAGCTGAAGTGTCAGCCGCACGCTAATGCGCTCATCAAAGAGGCCGATCTCTTCCAGCTCGAGTACGAAAAGCAAAGCCTCAGTTCGTACGAAGAATCGAAGTTCGAGCGGCTGAAAAAATTCACCGATGATTTGATCGCCGAAAAGCAGCTCACCAGCAGTTCGACCCTCGAGCGAATCAAGGCGCTGGAGGCGCATTTTCTCGAGCCCGACGTCTATACCTACTCGCTCGAGATGACCCGTAAACGCGATCGCACGGTCGACCCGATCGAGGATTTCGTCCTGAATCACCGGACTGGCCACTGCGAGTATTTTGCGAGCGCACTGGCGATGATGCTGCGAACGCAAGGAATCCCCAGCCGCCTGGTGATTGGCTACAAGGGGGGCGAATTCAATTTTCTCGGGCACTACTATCAAGTCCGTGGTAAGCACGCGCATGCTTGGGTCGAGGCCTATCTGCCGGCCGATGAAGTTCCCGATGGCGAGCTCGCCGGAACTCCGAGTCTAGGTGGCGCTTGGTATCGGCTCGATCCTACGCCCGGGATTTGGGGAGACGAACTTGCGCGGTCGCGCGATTCGCTCACCGATCGTGTGGGAGATGCGTTCGACTATGTCGATCTACTCTGGCGCGACTATGTGCTCGGGCTCAATTCGTCGCGCCAAAAGGACTCGATCTACGATCCACTCACCGAACGTGCTTCCGGCAACATACCTGGCTGGGACGAAGCTTCGCGATTTTCCGCGACCATGAAAACCATCATGAAGCGGATCGGTGTGAATACCGAACCACGCCCCGAAGATGGCCGCCAATGGTTCGACTGGCGGACCGGCCTGCTGGTGGTCGGAACGATCTTTCTGCTGATCACCATTTCGCAGGTCGGCATGTTCGTTTCGAAATTCGTAGCGACGACTCGCAGCAAAAAAATCGCTACTCGCAAGTCGGCCGATGTTCCCCAGTTCTATCGCCGCCTCGAGGCGGTGTTGGCGACGATCGGTTTTCGCCGCGCTCCGGCCGAAACCCCTCACGAAATGGCAACGTCGGCAGGCAGCAGCTTTGCCAAAGTCCCTTCGGGGGTAAGCATCGCTTCGCTTCCCGACGACGTCGTTCAGCTCTACTACCGCGTCCGCTTCGGGGGGATCCCTCTCTCGCCCGACGAGCAAAAGCGGGTCGATGAGGCGATTCAAACGCTGATCGCGGCCCTCAAGGAACCGGCGCTCCGTGCGGGTGCCAAAAAAGTTCCTTCTTAA
- a CDS encoding energy transducer TonB, whose protein sequence is MPRWPPATRLRSPARAAPIRSPHFIFPLALELLMSAENPIENSPLSDEALALVENTARSASHSRHFVSGLVGSKVVHASAVAAIMALSSLEFFSYSPPLGQSAIEISSAPSMPSQAAAQSSATITPAEQTPAEEPAADPRPVELVSPPLSAEDIPLEERALQAPARLVAVVDQGELAPSESQLLEGEIAPASTADASDPMTAATSLSRSTQTSATDVPPTPQSPTTTSLPRTAATTPPTATAVVMQLPQSVTEPAALPSETASTPSAASTAAMSDRGSEQAPLLVSLYCPEPSYPPELLVRRITATVKLRLKISEQGNVASATVVQSSGYPAMDKAAVDAVLKWRFEPARRLGMAVAIDVIKPFRFEPKIQE, encoded by the coding sequence ATGCCACGTTGGCCACCCGCGACAAGGCTGCGGAGCCCAGCTCGCGCTGCTCCGATCAGGTCTCCCCATTTCATCTTCCCACTGGCGCTTGAACTGCTGATGTCTGCCGAGAACCCCATCGAGAACAGCCCCCTTTCCGACGAGGCCCTTGCGCTCGTCGAGAATACGGCGCGCTCGGCGAGCCACTCGCGACATTTCGTCAGCGGACTAGTGGGAAGCAAAGTGGTGCACGCTTCAGCGGTCGCGGCCATCATGGCCCTCTCGTCGCTCGAGTTCTTTTCGTACAGCCCGCCGCTCGGCCAAAGTGCGATCGAGATTTCATCAGCACCCAGCATGCCGTCGCAAGCCGCTGCTCAGTCGAGCGCGACGATTACCCCAGCCGAGCAAACTCCCGCTGAAGAGCCAGCAGCTGATCCGCGACCGGTCGAACTCGTCTCTCCCCCGCTCAGCGCCGAGGATATCCCGCTCGAAGAGCGCGCTCTACAAGCCCCCGCGCGGCTGGTGGCAGTGGTCGATCAAGGAGAGCTCGCGCCGAGCGAAAGCCAACTGCTAGAAGGTGAAATCGCACCCGCTTCGACTGCCGATGCCAGCGACCCGATGACAGCCGCAACTTCGCTCAGCCGCAGCACGCAAACATCGGCCACCGATGTTCCTCCCACACCGCAGTCCCCCACAACCACATCACTGCCGCGCACCGCAGCGACCACGCCACCCACCGCCACGGCAGTGGTGATGCAGCTGCCCCAAAGTGTGACCGAGCCTGCAGCTTTGCCCAGCGAAACGGCGAGCACTCCCTCGGCAGCTTCCACAGCGGCGATGTCGGACCGAGGTAGCGAGCAAGCACCACTTCTGGTGAGTCTCTACTGTCCCGAGCCAAGCTATCCTCCCGAGCTCCTGGTGCGGCGCATCACCGCGACCGTGAAACTGCGACTGAAAATTAGTGAGCAAGGCAACGTTGCGTCGGCCACCGTCGTGCAGTCGAGCGGCTATCCCGCGATGGACAAGGCGGCTGTCGATGCAGTTCTGAAGTGGCGTTTCGAACCTGCCCGCCGTCTAGGAATGGCAGTGGCAATCGACGTCATCAAGCCGTTTCGTTTCGAACCCAAAATCCAGGAATAG
- the rnhA gene encoding ribonuclease HI encodes MADDTLAIEVLLFTDGACSGNPGPGGWAYILRHVASGKEKECSGGELETTNNRMELTAVVEGLRALTRTTAVEVLTDSEYVRKGMSEWMAGWKRNGWQRKENGKLKPVKNVDLWKQLDELVAKHQLKLTRVAGHSGHPENDRCDELAVAASYAVRNA; translated from the coding sequence ATGGCTGATGATACGTTGGCGATTGAAGTGCTGCTCTTTACCGACGGGGCCTGCAGCGGCAATCCGGGCCCGGGAGGCTGGGCCTATATCCTGCGGCATGTGGCCAGCGGTAAGGAAAAAGAATGCTCCGGTGGAGAACTCGAAACCACCAACAATCGCATGGAATTGACGGCCGTGGTGGAAGGCCTGCGGGCCCTCACGCGCACCACCGCAGTCGAAGTGCTGACCGACAGCGAGTATGTCCGTAAAGGAATGTCGGAATGGATGGCAGGCTGGAAACGGAACGGCTGGCAACGAAAAGAAAACGGTAAGCTCAAGCCGGTGAAGAATGTCGACCTCTGGAAACAGCTCGACGAGCTTGTCGCCAAGCATCAGCTGAAACTGACGCGCGTCGCTGGTCACAGCGGACATCCTGAAAACGATCGCTGCGACGAACTCGCAGTCGCTGCCAGCTACGCTGTTCGAAACGCATAG